A window of the bacterium genome harbors these coding sequences:
- the argJ gene encoding bifunctional glutamate N-acetyltransferase/amino-acid acetyltransferase ArgJ, translating into MAGTVTRLVQGGVTSAQGFVAAGVHCGIKAQKKDLALVVSRVPAAAAGVFTTNKVKAAPVVLDMERIQSGQGRAVLLNSGNANACTGEQGMRDAREMARLTAEHLEVAEELVYVCSTGPIGVPLPMDAIRRGIPEAVRHLGADWLATAEAILTTDTVPKTAAVQVALGSQLITVGGMTKGAGMIHPLMATTLTVLTTDAAVAPAVLQGALRVAVDRSYNRITVDGDRSTNDTILLFASGEAGAAEITGPGEGLDAFQAALDTLTVGLAKAIARDGEGATKLIEVAVAGAQNDEDARRAAFAVANSPLVKTAIHGAGANWGRILAAVGYSGADVQPERVTVRIGPVVVAERGAGVGGPERIEAAGEHLAGEHVHLGVDLGLGRGEATVWTCDLSEEYVKENAGDLS; encoded by the coding sequence ATGGCCGGAACGGTGACGCGCTTGGTCCAGGGAGGGGTGACGTCGGCGCAGGGCTTCGTGGCCGCGGGGGTGCACTGCGGCATCAAGGCTCAGAAGAAGGACCTCGCGCTGGTCGTGTCGCGCGTCCCCGCGGCCGCGGCCGGGGTCTTCACCACCAACAAGGTCAAGGCGGCGCCCGTCGTGCTGGACATGGAGCGGATCCAATCCGGGCAGGGTCGAGCGGTGCTCCTGAACAGCGGCAACGCGAACGCCTGCACCGGCGAGCAGGGGATGCGGGACGCGCGGGAGATGGCCCGGCTGACCGCCGAGCACCTCGAGGTCGCCGAGGAGCTCGTGTACGTCTGCAGCACCGGCCCGATCGGCGTCCCCCTGCCGATGGACGCGATCCGGCGGGGGATCCCGGAGGCGGTGCGCCACCTGGGGGCGGACTGGCTGGCGACGGCGGAGGCGATCCTCACTACCGATACCGTACCGAAGACGGCCGCCGTCCAGGTCGCCCTCGGCTCGCAGCTGATTACGGTGGGCGGGATGACCAAGGGGGCGGGGATGATTCACCCGTTGATGGCGACGACGCTCACCGTGCTCACGACCGACGCCGCCGTGGCCCCAGCGGTGTTGCAGGGCGCGCTCCGCGTGGCGGTCGATCGATCGTACAACCGGATCACGGTGGATGGCGATCGCAGCACGAACGATACGATCCTGCTCTTTGCCAGCGGCGAGGCGGGGGCGGCGGAGATCACCGGCCCGGGGGAGGGATTGGACGCGTTTCAGGCGGCGCTCGACACCCTGACCGTGGGGCTGGCCAAGGCCATCGCCCGGGACGGGGAGGGGGCGACGAAGCTGATCGAGGTCGCGGTGGCGGGGGCGCAGAACGATGAGGACGCCCGCCGCGCGGCGTTCGCCGTGGCGAACTCGCCCTTGGTGAAGACCGCGATCCACGGCGCGGGGGCCAACTGGGGGCGGATCCTGGCCGCGGTGGGGTACTCCGGGGCCGACGTCCAACCCGAGCGCGTCACCGTCCGGATCGGCCCGGTGGTCGTCGCGGAGCGCGGCGCCGGGGTGGGCGGGCCCGAACGTATCGAGGCCGCCGGCGAGCACCTGGCCGGCGAGCACGTGCATCTGGGGGTCGACCTCGGTCTCGGGCGGGGAGAGGCAACCGTGTGGACCTGCGACCTGTCGGAGGAATACGTCAAGGAGAACGCCGGTGACCTCTCCTAG
- the argB gene encoding acetylglutamate kinase, translated as MTSPRLSTSAVAEQGAVIARGLRYVSAWKGKTVVVKYGGSVLDSGGESTVGRDLSLLKGAGIHPVLVHGGGPEITRLLERLGKKSEFVQGLRVTDAETMDVVEMVLAGRTNKALVSMIIREGGQAVGLSGKDGRLLVARKHGGEIDLGQVGEVHEVHPDLVVQLSDQGYIPVVASLGIGEDGTTYNLNADTAAGALAVALGASKFVLLTDVEGVYRDYDGTRELISELHAGEVDALVADGTISRGMLPKIEACLAAIRGGVPSGHIINGAVRHALLVELFTERGIGTMLLP; from the coding sequence GTGACCTCTCCTAGGCTGTCCACCAGCGCCGTGGCCGAGCAGGGGGCGGTGATCGCCCGGGGGCTCCGCTATGTGAGCGCCTGGAAGGGGAAGACGGTGGTGGTCAAGTACGGAGGCAGCGTGCTCGACTCCGGCGGCGAGAGCACTGTGGGGAGGGATCTCTCCCTGCTCAAGGGGGCCGGGATCCATCCGGTCCTCGTCCACGGCGGCGGCCCCGAGATCACACGCCTGCTGGAGCGGCTCGGCAAGAAGTCCGAGTTCGTGCAGGGGCTGCGCGTGACCGACGCGGAGACCATGGACGTCGTGGAAATGGTCCTCGCCGGCCGCACGAACAAAGCGCTGGTCTCGATGATCATCCGCGAAGGCGGGCAGGCCGTCGGGCTCAGCGGGAAGGACGGGCGCCTGCTCGTGGCCCGCAAGCACGGCGGGGAGATCGACCTCGGCCAGGTCGGCGAGGTGCACGAGGTCCACCCCGACCTCGTGGTCCAGTTGAGCGACCAAGGGTACATCCCCGTCGTCGCCTCGTTGGGGATCGGGGAGGACGGGACCACCTACAACCTCAACGCCGACACCGCGGCGGGGGCGCTGGCGGTGGCCCTGGGGGCGAGTAAATTCGTGCTGCTCACCGATGTGGAGGGGGTCTACCGGGACTACGATGGGACGCGCGAACTCATCTCCGAGCTCCACGCCGGGGAGGTCGACGCGCTGGTCGCGGACGGCACGATCAGCCGCGGCATGCTCCCGAAGATTGAGGCGTGCCTCGCCGCTATCCGCGGCGGCGTGCCCAGCGGCCACATCATCAACGGGGCGGTACGGCACGCGCTGCTGGTGGAGTTGTTCACCGAGCGGGGGATCGGCACGATGCTGCTCCCCTGA
- the argC gene encoding N-acetyl-gamma-glutamyl-phosphate reductase — protein sequence MAARVSVIGASGYGGAEAVRLLATHPEIRLVHVTAETQKGRPIADLYPNLRGFVDLTAEALDPTAIGAESDVVIVSLPSGKAMAVVPELLERGAKVIDVAADFRLHDPALYPVWYKFTHDAPRYLAEAVYGLPELHRAAIRTARLVADPGCYPAAALIALTPLVRAGAVRREGIIIDAKSGVSGAGRGGKSGGYGFADTNENVHAYGVAEHNHTAEIEQELSAQAGGEVRVTFVPHLIPMTRGILVTAYAPLRRALGTDEALGLYRAAYAGEPFVRVLPETALPETKATLGSNYCDVAVRVDSRANMAVAIAVLDNLGKGAAGQAVQNLNLMLGLPETTGLRVPALFP from the coding sequence ATGGCGGCTCGGGTCAGCGTGATCGGCGCGTCAGGATACGGCGGCGCGGAGGCGGTGCGTCTCCTGGCGACGCATCCGGAGATCCGGCTCGTCCACGTCACCGCCGAGACGCAGAAGGGCCGGCCGATCGCCGATCTCTACCCCAACCTGCGCGGGTTTGTCGATCTGACCGCGGAGGCGCTGGATCCCACGGCGATCGGCGCGGAGTCCGACGTGGTCATCGTCTCGCTGCCGAGCGGGAAGGCGATGGCGGTCGTGCCCGAGCTGCTCGAGCGCGGGGCGAAGGTGATCGACGTCGCGGCGGACTTCCGGCTTCATGACCCGGCGCTCTATCCGGTGTGGTACAAGTTTACGCACGATGCGCCGCGCTACCTGGCCGAGGCGGTCTACGGGCTGCCCGAGCTGCACCGCGCGGCGATCCGGACGGCCCGCCTCGTCGCCGACCCGGGGTGCTACCCGGCCGCCGCGCTCATCGCGCTGACCCCGCTGGTGCGCGCGGGCGCGGTGCGCCGCGAGGGGATCATCATCGACGCCAAGTCCGGGGTGTCCGGGGCCGGGCGCGGCGGGAAGTCCGGCGGGTACGGGTTTGCGGACACCAACGAGAACGTGCACGCCTACGGCGTCGCGGAACACAATCACACCGCGGAGATCGAACAGGAGCTGTCCGCCCAGGCGGGGGGGGAAGTCCGCGTCACCTTCGTGCCCCACCTGATCCCGATGACGCGGGGCATTCTCGTGACCGCGTACGCACCGCTCCGCCGGGCGCTGGGGACGGACGAGGCGCTGGGACTTTACCGCGCGGCCTATGCGGGAGAACCGTTCGTCCGCGTCCTGCCGGAGACGGCGCTGCCGGAGACCAAGGCCACGCTGGGGAGCAACTACTGCGATGTCGCCGTGCGCGTGGATTCCCGGGCGAACATGGCGGTGGCGATCGCGGTCCTCGACAACCTCGGCAAGGGTGCGGCCGGGCAGGCGGTCCAGAACCTGAACCTGATGCTGGGCCTGCCGGAGACCACCGGGCTCCGGGTCCCCGCGCTATTCCCGTAG
- the carA gene encoding glutamine-hydrolyzing carbamoyl-phosphate synthase small subunit, which yields MRARIALADGLVLEGRALGRPGWAGGEVVFTTAMTGYQEVLSDPSYRGQIVTMAYPLIGNYGMSGEAWESGRPHLEGLIVGEAAARPNHWRSESPLASVLIQRKVAGIAGVDTRCLVRHLRTHGLQRGVVSTEELSDAALVARARSLPEIGTLDLVAQVSIPSVEHTAGSGPRVAILDCGVKWGITESLRMRGCDLWVLPHRTTAEEILAFRPAGLVLSPGPGDPQRLDHQVAQVRRLWGRLPMFGICLGHQIIGRAAGAETFKLPYGHRGSNQPVRDLMRGRVCVTTQNHGYAVDDASLDRSEVVVTHRNLNDGTVEGLRHRRLPIMSVQYHPEGRPGPLDSDYLFDEWMTLLDAPARPAAVPSGSPLDAAR from the coding sequence GTGCGCGCGAGGATCGCCTTAGCGGATGGGCTGGTGCTGGAGGGGCGGGCCCTCGGCCGCCCGGGATGGGCCGGCGGCGAAGTCGTCTTCACGACGGCGATGACCGGCTATCAAGAGGTGCTGTCCGATCCGTCCTACCGGGGGCAGATCGTCACCATGGCCTACCCGCTGATCGGCAACTACGGGATGAGCGGGGAGGCTTGGGAGTCGGGGCGCCCCCACCTCGAGGGGTTGATCGTGGGGGAGGCCGCCGCGCGCCCGAACCACTGGCGGTCGGAGAGCCCGCTCGCCTCCGTGCTGATCCAGCGGAAGGTCGCGGGGATCGCGGGGGTGGACACACGGTGCCTGGTCCGCCATCTGCGCACGCACGGGCTCCAGCGCGGGGTCGTGTCGACCGAAGAGCTGTCGGACGCCGCACTGGTCGCCCGCGCGCGGTCGCTGCCCGAGATCGGGACGCTCGACCTGGTCGCCCAAGTATCCATCCCTTCCGTCGAGCACACCGCGGGCTCCGGGCCCCGCGTCGCGATCCTGGACTGCGGGGTGAAGTGGGGGATTACCGAGAGCCTCAGGATGCGCGGGTGCGATCTCTGGGTGCTGCCGCATCGGACCACAGCGGAGGAGATCCTGGCCTTCCGCCCGGCCGGCCTGGTGCTCTCTCCCGGGCCGGGCGATCCCCAGCGCCTCGACCACCAGGTGGCGCAGGTGCGGCGCTTGTGGGGGCGCCTGCCGATGTTCGGGATCTGCCTCGGGCACCAGATCATCGGCCGGGCGGCGGGGGCGGAGACGTTCAAGCTGCCCTACGGGCACCGGGGGAGCAATCAACCGGTGCGGGATCTGATGCGGGGCCGCGTCTGCGTCACGACCCAGAACCACGGGTACGCCGTGGACGACGCCTCGCTCGATCGGAGCGAGGTCGTGGTGACCCACCGGAACCTCAACGACGGCACCGTCGAGGGGCTGCGGCACCGCCGCCTGCCGATCATGTCGGTGCAGTATCATCCCGAAGGGCGCCCCGGCCCGCTCGACTCCGACTACCTGTTCGATGAGTGGATGACCCTGCTCGATGCCCCCGCCCGCCCCGCGGCCGTCCCCAGCGGATCCCCCCTCGATGCCGCCCGCTGA
- a CDS encoding argininosuccinate synthase, with the protein MPQPTRVALAYSGGLDTSVIIPWLKERYGCQVVAVVADVGQGDDFDEVRTKARRSGADAVEVVDVRLPFVTDYIFPALRADAIYEGRYLLGTSLARPLIARVQVEVALAEGCDALAHGCTGKGNDQVRFELAYQALAPSLAVIAPWREWTLGSREEEIEYARAHGVPVPVTKEKPYSMDQNLWHLSFESGVLEDPWAEPPRGMHRLTVDPESAPAAPAYVEIGFQRGAPVTVDGHPHDPVELVSALNRLAGAHGVGRVDIVENRLVGMKSRGVYETPGGTVLSEAHHHLQTVTLDRDTQHYKALVATKYAELAYNGLWYSPLRRALDAFVATTQETVTGTVRVKLFKGSATVVGRKAPRSLYSHDLATFGRSTGYNQGDAEGFIRLFGLPSKVFAEINPELARDLTVPRPKVPSPGRGSDPAPRA; encoded by the coding sequence GTGCCACAACCCACACGGGTCGCCCTGGCCTACAGCGGGGGGCTCGACACATCGGTGATCATCCCCTGGCTCAAGGAGCGGTACGGCTGCCAGGTGGTGGCCGTGGTCGCGGATGTCGGCCAGGGGGACGACTTCGACGAGGTGCGGACCAAGGCCCGCCGCAGCGGCGCCGACGCGGTTGAGGTCGTGGACGTCCGCCTGCCGTTCGTGACCGACTACATCTTCCCCGCGCTGCGCGCGGACGCGATCTACGAAGGGCGGTACCTGCTGGGCACGTCGCTGGCCCGCCCGCTGATTGCGCGCGTCCAGGTCGAGGTGGCGCTCGCGGAAGGGTGCGACGCCCTCGCGCACGGGTGCACGGGGAAGGGGAACGACCAGGTCCGGTTTGAGCTGGCGTACCAGGCCCTCGCCCCCTCCCTCGCCGTGATCGCGCCGTGGCGCGAGTGGACCCTGGGATCGCGCGAGGAGGAGATCGAATACGCACGCGCGCACGGCGTTCCGGTTCCCGTGACCAAGGAGAAGCCCTACAGCATGGACCAGAACCTGTGGCACCTCAGCTTCGAGAGCGGGGTGCTGGAGGACCCGTGGGCGGAGCCCCCGCGCGGGATGCACCGCCTGACCGTCGATCCCGAGTCCGCGCCGGCGGCGCCGGCGTACGTCGAGATCGGCTTCCAGCGCGGCGCCCCCGTGACCGTGGATGGGCACCCCCACGACCCGGTCGAGCTGGTCTCCGCGCTCAACCGGCTCGCCGGCGCGCACGGGGTGGGGCGGGTGGACATCGTCGAGAACCGGCTGGTCGGCATGAAGAGTCGGGGCGTGTACGAGACCCCTGGGGGAACGGTCCTGTCCGAGGCGCATCACCACCTGCAGACGGTGACGCTTGACCGCGACACCCAGCACTACAAGGCGCTCGTGGCGACCAAATACGCCGAGCTCGCCTACAACGGGTTGTGGTACTCGCCGCTCCGCCGGGCGCTCGACGCATTCGTCGCCACGACCCAGGAGACGGTGACCGGCACGGTTCGGGTGAAGCTGTTCAAGGGATCGGCGACGGTGGTGGGCCGCAAGGCCCCCCGGTCGCTCTACAGCCACGATCTGGCGACCTTCGGCCGCAGCACCGGCTACAACCAGGGCGATGCGGAGGGGTTCATCCGGTTGTTCGGGCTCCCCTCCAAGGTATTCGCCGAGATCAACCCCGAGCTCGCCCGCGACCTCACCGTCCCGCGACCCAAGGTTCCCAGCCCCGGCCGGGGGTCGGATCCGGCCCCGAGGGCCTAG
- the carB gene encoding carbamoyl-phosphate synthase large subunit, with product MPPAEIRKVMVIGSGPIIIGQAAEFDYSGSQACRSLSEEGVEVVLVNSNPATIMTDVDTADRVYIEPLTVEFLTRILERERPQGLLATLGGQTGLNLAVGLAEAGVLEWLGVRLLGTPLEAIRRAEDRQQFRDAMTAWGEPVPESVVVRTVRDACEFADRIGYPVVVRPAYTLGGTGGGIAHDRAALAEIASLGMAASRIGQVLVERSLIGWKEVEYEVMRDRLDTCITVCNMENLDPMGVHTGDSIVIAPSQTLSDREYQMLRGASLRIIRGLGIEGGCNIQFALDPHSARYHVIEVNPRVSRSSALASKATGYPIARVAAKIALGRTLDEIPNAVTGVTRASFEPALDYVVLKIPRWPFDKFAGIDRRLGTQMKATGETMAIGRSVEEVLLKALRSLDLRTDGLRYPPASGWGTEDVRRRIAEPCDERLFAVAEGARRGMLPQEIADLSGIDLFFIHKIVGLVGMEERLRADRGGEILREAKAVGFADTTIADLWGTTEDAVREARRRLAIRPVYKVVDTCAGEFPAVTPYYYSTYAREDEVPDGAGRRVLVLGSGPIRIGQGIEFDYSSVHAVKALRAEGREAILVNNNPETVSTDFDVASRLYLEPLTLEDVLHVVERERAEGVLVQVGGQTALNLAGPLARAGVRVLGTAVESLDISEDREKFHALLHALRIPCPAGGAARSVEEGAAIAARLGYPLLVRPSYVLGGRGMQIVGAEDELLHYLARAFAVHDAHPVLIDTYLEGCEVEVDAVSDGEGLYLPGVMQHIERAGVHSGDSLAVFPAPQVTADEQEQIVAHTLAIARALAVRGFVNIQFVIKEGRVYVLEANLRSSRTVPFVSKAAGSPLVPIAVRVMLGARLADLGYPGVTLLPRPGRVSVKAPVFSMEKLRQVDVLLGPEMTSTGEVMGQDTSLPGALYRALVAAGVTVPIHRAILASIADRDKPGATVLIRRFAELGYAVYATDETARFLADHGVAATRVSKNGGEQTALRLIREQAVSVVINTPTRGKIPGRVGFALRRAAFERHLPCFTSLDTAGAFLDVVEALAHGHILSPQAAMEVSPL from the coding sequence ATGCCGCCCGCTGAGATTCGCAAGGTCATGGTGATCGGCTCCGGGCCGATCATCATCGGTCAGGCGGCGGAGTTCGACTACTCCGGCAGCCAGGCGTGCCGGTCGCTTTCCGAAGAGGGCGTGGAGGTGGTGTTGGTCAACAGCAACCCCGCCACGATCATGACCGACGTGGACACCGCCGACCGCGTCTACATCGAACCGCTCACCGTGGAGTTCCTCACCAGGATCCTGGAACGCGAGCGCCCGCAGGGGCTGCTCGCCACCCTGGGGGGGCAGACCGGCCTGAACCTCGCCGTGGGGCTGGCCGAGGCCGGCGTCCTCGAGTGGCTGGGGGTGCGCCTGCTCGGCACGCCGCTGGAGGCGATCCGCCGGGCCGAGGACCGGCAGCAGTTTCGCGATGCGATGACGGCCTGGGGGGAGCCGGTGCCGGAGAGCGTGGTGGTCCGGACGGTGCGCGACGCCTGCGAGTTCGCCGACCGCATCGGGTACCCCGTGGTCGTCCGCCCCGCCTACACCCTCGGGGGCACGGGGGGCGGCATCGCGCACGACCGCGCCGCCCTCGCGGAGATCGCCTCGCTCGGGATGGCCGCCAGCCGGATCGGGCAGGTCCTTGTCGAGCGCTCGCTGATCGGCTGGAAGGAGGTCGAGTACGAGGTGATGCGCGATCGCCTCGATACCTGCATCACCGTCTGCAACATGGAGAACCTCGACCCGATGGGTGTACACACCGGGGACAGCATCGTGATCGCCCCCAGCCAGACGTTGAGCGACCGGGAGTACCAGATGCTGCGCGGCGCGAGCCTGCGGATCATCCGCGGGCTCGGCATCGAGGGCGGGTGCAATATTCAATTCGCGCTCGACCCGCACAGCGCGCGGTACCATGTCATCGAGGTCAACCCTCGCGTCAGCCGGTCGAGCGCGCTGGCCAGCAAGGCCACCGGCTATCCGATCGCCCGCGTCGCCGCCAAGATCGCGCTGGGGCGCACGCTCGACGAGATCCCCAACGCGGTGACGGGGGTGACCCGGGCCAGCTTCGAGCCGGCGCTCGACTACGTCGTCCTCAAGATCCCCCGCTGGCCCTTCGACAAATTTGCCGGCATCGACCGACGGCTGGGGACCCAGATGAAGGCGACCGGCGAGACGATGGCGATCGGCCGGTCGGTGGAGGAGGTCCTCCTCAAGGCGCTGCGGTCGCTCGACCTGCGGACCGACGGCCTGCGTTATCCGCCGGCCTCGGGATGGGGGACGGAGGACGTGAGGCGGCGGATCGCCGAGCCCTGCGACGAGCGCCTCTTCGCCGTGGCGGAGGGGGCGCGCCGGGGAATGCTCCCGCAGGAGATCGCCGATCTCTCCGGGATCGACCTGTTCTTCATCCACAAGATCGTCGGCCTGGTCGGGATGGAGGAGCGGCTGCGGGCCGACCGGGGGGGCGAGATCCTCCGCGAGGCCAAGGCCGTGGGGTTCGCCGACACCACGATCGCCGATCTGTGGGGGACGACCGAGGACGCGGTGCGGGAAGCCCGGCGTCGGCTCGCGATCCGGCCCGTCTACAAGGTCGTGGACACCTGCGCCGGCGAGTTCCCGGCCGTGACGCCGTACTACTATTCGACCTACGCGCGCGAGGACGAGGTCCCCGACGGGGCGGGGCGGCGGGTGCTCGTCCTGGGGTCCGGGCCGATCCGGATCGGGCAAGGGATCGAGTTCGACTACTCCAGCGTGCACGCGGTGAAAGCGCTCCGCGCGGAGGGCCGGGAGGCCATCCTGGTCAACAACAACCCGGAGACGGTGAGCACCGACTTCGACGTCGCCAGCCGGCTGTACCTGGAGCCGCTGACGCTGGAGGACGTGCTGCACGTCGTCGAGCGCGAGCGGGCGGAGGGGGTGCTGGTGCAGGTGGGAGGCCAGACGGCGCTCAACCTCGCCGGCCCGCTGGCGCGCGCCGGGGTGCGGGTGCTCGGGACGGCCGTGGAGTCCCTCGACATCTCGGAGGACCGGGAGAAATTTCACGCGCTCCTCCACGCGCTGCGAATCCCGTGCCCCGCCGGCGGCGCGGCGCGGTCGGTGGAGGAAGGGGCGGCGATCGCCGCCCGCCTCGGGTACCCGCTGCTCGTCCGTCCCTCGTACGTGTTGGGGGGGCGGGGGATGCAGATCGTGGGCGCCGAGGACGAGTTGCTGCACTATCTCGCGCGCGCCTTCGCCGTCCACGACGCGCATCCCGTGCTGATCGACACGTACCTGGAGGGGTGCGAGGTCGAGGTCGACGCCGTGAGCGACGGCGAGGGGCTCTACCTGCCGGGGGTGATGCAGCACATCGAGCGGGCCGGGGTGCACTCCGGCGATAGCCTGGCGGTGTTTCCCGCCCCGCAGGTGACCGCGGACGAGCAGGAGCAGATCGTCGCGCACACCCTGGCCATCGCCCGGGCGCTGGCCGTGCGTGGGTTTGTGAACATCCAGTTCGTGATCAAGGAGGGGCGGGTCTACGTCCTGGAGGCGAACCTCCGCAGCAGCCGGACGGTCCCGTTTGTGAGCAAGGCCGCCGGCTCGCCGCTGGTGCCGATCGCGGTGCGGGTGATGTTGGGCGCTCGATTGGCCGACCTCGGATACCCGGGGGTGACCCTGCTGCCCCGGCCGGGGCGGGTCTCGGTGAAAGCCCCCGTGTTCAGCATGGAGAAGCTGCGCCAGGTCGACGTCCTTCTCGGGCCGGAGATGACCTCGACCGGGGAGGTGATGGGGCAGGACACCAGCCTGCCCGGGGCGCTGTACCGCGCCCTCGTCGCCGCGGGCGTCACGGTGCCGATCCATCGGGCGATCCTGGCGAGCATCGCCGACCGGGACAAGCCGGGAGCGACCGTCCTCATTCGCCGGTTTGCGGAGTTGGGGTACGCCGTCTACGCCACCGACGAGACCGCCCGGTTCCTGGCCGACCACGGGGTGGCGGCCACCCGCGTGAGCAAGAACGGGGGCGAGCAGACGGCACTGCGGCTGATCCGCGAACAGGCGGTGAGCGTGGTGATCAACACCCCCACGCGCGGGAAGATCCCGGGGCGCGTCGGGTTTGCCCTCCGCCGCGCCGCGTTCGAGCGGCACCTTCCGTGCTTCACGTCGCTCGACACCGCCGGGGCGTTCCTCGACGTCGTCGAGGCCCTCGCGCACGGCCACATCCTCTCGCCGCAGGCCGCGATGGAGGTCTCCCCGCTCTAA
- a CDS encoding acetylornithine transaminase, which yields MTTQETIDLAGRVLSPNYRRLPVAFVEGQGMRLWDAEGREYLDFVAGIAVDVLGHCHPHHVRAIQQQATRLIHVSNLYQIPQQAELGAALVEVTGIPQGRVFFCNSGTEASEAALKLARKAARQTFGRDAFEIIVADHGFHGRTMGALSATMVPRYHEGFEPLVPGFVSVPFNDLGAVERAITSKTAAVFMEPVQGEGGINPTSDDYLRGLRRLCDERKVWLILDEVQTGFGRTGKWFAYQHAGITPDIVTLAKGMGGGVPIGAIVARDELARAFQPGSHGSTFAGGPLVCAAALAVVAALREDNLIEHSAEMGEYLMAGLRAMRKTHPEITEVRGRGLMVAIGLTIASEPVVAACLARGLLVNNVQPKAVRFVPPLIVERGDIDEALRLLDQALTAVDAETGKTAAGPAPGR from the coding sequence ATGACGACACAGGAGACGATCGACCTCGCGGGACGCGTACTGTCGCCCAACTATCGCCGGCTGCCGGTCGCGTTCGTGGAGGGGCAGGGGATGCGGCTGTGGGACGCCGAGGGGAGAGAGTATCTCGATTTTGTCGCCGGCATCGCGGTCGACGTGCTCGGCCACTGCCACCCCCACCACGTCCGGGCGATCCAGCAGCAGGCGACGCGGCTGATCCACGTCAGCAACCTCTATCAGATCCCGCAGCAGGCCGAGCTCGGGGCCGCCCTCGTCGAGGTGACGGGGATCCCCCAGGGCCGGGTCTTCTTCTGCAACAGCGGGACCGAGGCCAGCGAAGCCGCCCTCAAGCTCGCGCGAAAGGCCGCACGCCAGACCTTCGGCCGCGATGCGTTCGAAATCATCGTCGCCGACCACGGGTTCCACGGGCGGACGATGGGGGCGCTTTCGGCGACGATGGTGCCCCGGTATCACGAGGGGTTCGAGCCGCTCGTGCCGGGGTTCGTGTCGGTTCCGTTCAACGATCTCGGCGCCGTGGAGCGCGCGATCACGTCCAAGACGGCCGCGGTGTTCATGGAGCCGGTCCAGGGCGAGGGCGGGATCAACCCCACCAGCGACGACTATCTGCGCGGGCTGCGGCGGCTGTGCGACGAGCGCAAGGTGTGGCTGATCCTCGACGAGGTGCAGACCGGGTTCGGCCGGACCGGCAAGTGGTTCGCCTACCAGCACGCGGGGATCACGCCGGACATCGTGACGCTGGCCAAGGGGATGGGCGGCGGGGTGCCGATCGGGGCGATCGTCGCGCGCGACGAGCTGGCGCGGGCGTTTCAGCCCGGCAGCCACGGCTCGACCTTTGCCGGCGGGCCGCTGGTCTGCGCGGCGGCGCTGGCCGTGGTGGCGGCGCTGCGCGAGGACAACCTCATCGAGCACAGCGCCGAGATGGGCGAATACCTGATGGCCGGGCTGCGGGCGATGCGGAAGACCCACCCGGAGATCACCGAGGTGCGCGGGCGCGGCCTGATGGTCGCGATCGGGTTGACCATCGCGTCGGAACCCGTGGTCGCGGCGTGCCTGGCGCGCGGGCTCCTCGTGAACAACGTCCAGCCCAAGGCGGTCCGGTTCGTCCCGCCCCTGATCGTGGAACGGGGGGACATCGACGAGGCGCTCCGGCTCCTCGATCAGGCACTGACCGCGGTCGACGCGGAGACCGGGAAGACGGCGGCCGGCCCCGCCCCGGGGAGGTGA